A part of Eriocheir sinensis breed Jianghai 21 chromosome 51, ASM2467909v1, whole genome shotgun sequence genomic DNA contains:
- the LOC126982602 gene encoding mitochondrial pyruvate carrier 2-like isoform X6, whose protein sequence is MAAVYRTVIRRLDRMVPAKFQPFWNHPAGPKTVFFWAPSFKWSLVIAGLGDVARPAEKLSASQSGALAATGTIWSRYSLVIVPKNWYLFSVNVFVAGTGIFQLCRIAHYEWSKAKALKES, encoded by the exons ATGGCGGCTGTGTATCGGACGGTCATCAGGAGGCTGGACAGAATGGTCCCGGCCAAGTTCCAGCCGTTTTGGAACCACCCGgctg gtCCTAAGACAGTATTCTTCTGGGCACCGTCTTTTAAGTGG AGCTTGGTGATTGCTGGCCTTGGTGATGTGGCTCGGCCTGCTGAAAAGCTGTCTGCTTCCCAGTCCGGTGCCCTGGCTGCCACCGGCACTATCTGGTCAAG GTACTCCCTGGTGATCGTCCCAAAAAACTGGTATCTGTTCAGTGTCAATGTGTTTGTGGCCGGCACTGGCATCTTCCAGCTATGCCGCATTGCCCA CTACGAGTGGTCAAAGGCGAAGGCCCTCAAAGAATCATAA